From the genome of Populus alba chromosome 10, ASM523922v2, whole genome shotgun sequence, one region includes:
- the LOC118036996 gene encoding kinesin-like protein KIN-13A isoform X1 has translation MGGKMQQTNASAASTALYDHAAAGGSLGPSADAGDAVMARWLQSAGLQHLASPLASTGIDHRLLPNILMQGYGAQSAEEKQRLLKLMRNLNFNGESVSEPYISSAQTSAGVSASDGFYSPDFRGDFGAGLLDLHAMDDTELLSEHVISEPFDPSPLMPGVSKGFENDFNLTSSRQQREQTDADLSVPFPTNEKENSTKENNAAKIKVVVRKRPLNKKELARKEDDIVTVYDNALTVHEPRLKVDLTAYVEKHEFCFDAVLDERVTNDEVYRVTVEPIIPTIFQRTKATCFAYGQTGSGKTFTMQPLPLRAAEDLVRLLHQPVYRNQRFKLWLSFFEIYGGKLFDLLNERKKLCMREDGRQQVCIVGLQEFEVSDVQIVKEFIEKGNAARSTGSTGANEESSRSHAILQLAVKKHSEVKDSRRNNDVNDYRSGKVVGKISFIDLAGSERGADTTDNDRQTRIEGAEINKSLLALKECIRALDNDQIHIPFRGSKLTEVLRDSFVGNSRTVMVSCISPNAGSCEHTLNTLRYADRVKSLSKGGNARKDQAVSSLPPTNKDASSTSSLPVSVDVDVDDVYEQQEVRVPDMGRRVVEKETPSYNPSVDYDKQPSGFSLNEREENGLSSGIADRERFESSSSHGGLASQKVNSSYTQLSADTEEKVPKVSPPRRKISREEKSEKFGNWLKKDGSGSDLPTAIPKLQNTGNYSASNTGSRQYKPDPPVGNINAILEEEEALIAAHRKEIEDTMEIVREEMKLLAEVDQPGSLIDNYVTQLNFVLSRKAAGLVSLQARLARFQHRLREQEILNRKRVPR, from the exons ATGGGCGGCAAGATGCAGCAAACGAATGCTTCTGCTGCTTCCACCGCACTCTATGATCATGCCGCCGCCGGTGGTTCCTTGGGCCCCTCTGCTGATGCTGGTGATGCGGTCATGGCTAGATGGCTTCAGTCTGCCGGCTTGCAGCATCTGGCCTCTCCCTTGGCTTCTACTGGTATCGATCATCGCCTCCTTCCTAATATTTTAATGCAG GGTTATGGAGCACAATCTGCTGAAGAGAAACAGAGGCTTTTAAAGCTTATGAGAAACCTCAATTTTAATGGAGAGTCTGTTTCTGAGCCTTACATCTCATCTGCCCAAACTTCAGCTGGCGTGTCTGCCTCAGATGGCTTTTATTCTCCTGACTTTAGGGGGGATTTTGGAGCTGGCCTTTTGGATCTTCATGCTATGGATGACACAGAACTTCTATCTGAG CATGTCATCTCAGAACCATTTGATCCATCACCATTGATGCCTGGTGTTTCAAAAGGATTTGAAAATGACTTCAATTTGACTAGTAGCAGACAGCAAAGAGAGCAAACTGATGCAGATTTGTCAGTTCCATTCCCCACTAATGAAAAGGAGAACAGCACAAAGGAAAATAATGCGGCAAAGATTAAAGTTGTG GTACGTAAAAGACCACTAAACAAGAAAGAGCTTGCTAGGAAGGAGGATGACATTGTAACGGTGTATGACAATGCTTTAACTGTCCATGAACCCAGGCTAAAG GTGGACTTGACTGCATATGTTGAGAAGCACGAGTTCTGTTTTGATGCTGTTCTGGATGAGCGTGTGACCAATGATGAG GTATACCGGGTTACTGTGGAACCAATTATTCCCACTATTTTTCAGCGAACAAAAGCCACATGTTTTGCATATGGTCAGACAG GTAGTGGTAAGACATTCACAATGCAGCCGCTGCCTCTTAGAGCTGCTGAAGATCTTGTTAGATTGTTGCATCAGCCAGTTTATCGTAATCAGAGATTCAAATTGTGGCTTAGCTTCTTTGAAATATATGGTGGAAAACTCTTTGATCTTCTCAATGAAAGAAA GAAACTTTGTATGAGAGAAGATGGTCGGCAACAAGTTTGCATTGTTGGATTGCAAGAATTTGAAGTTTCTGATGTACAAATTGTTAAGGAATTTATTGAGAAAGGGAATGCTGCCAGAAGTACAGGATCTACTGGTGCCAATGAGGAATCTTCAAGGTCACATGCTATTTTACAACTTGCTGTTAAGAAGCACAGTGAAGTTAAAGACTCCAGGAGGAACAATGATGTGAATGACTATAGAAGTGGAAAAGTGGTTgggaaaatttcatttattgatCTTGCTGGTAGTGAACGAGGTGCAGACACCACTGACAATGACCGGCAAACAAG GATTGAAGGTGCAGAAATCAACAAGAGCCTTTTGGCTCTTAAGGAGTGCATTCGTGCTTTGGACAATGACCAGATCCATATACCATTCCGTGGGAGCAAACTCACAGAAGTACTCCGTGATTCCTTTGTGGGCAACTCTAGGACAGTTATGGTCTCTTGCATTTCCCCAAATGCTGGCTCATGTGAACATACACTCAATACATTGAGATATGCGGATAG GGTTAAAAGTCTTTCTAAAGGCGGAAATGCAAGAAAGGATCAGGCTGTAAGTTCATTACCGCCAACTAACAAGGATGCTTCCTCTACATCATCACTGCCGGTCtctgttgatgttgatgttgatgatgtTTATGAGCAACAAGAGGTCAGGGTGCCAGATATGGGTAGAAGGGTTGTAGAGAAAGAAACTCCATCTTACAATCCTTCTGTTGATTATGATAAACAGCCCTCAGGTTTTTCCTTaaatgaaagagaagaaaatgggtTGAGTTCTGGCATAGCAGACAGGGAGAGGTTTGAAAGTAGCAGTTCCCATGGTGGTTTGGCAAGTCAAAAAGTCAATTCATCATACACCCAGCTCTCAGCTGATACAGAAGAGAAAGTGCCGAAGGTGTCTCCACCTCGCCGAAAAATATCCAGGGAGGAAAAGTCAGAAAAATTTGGAAACTGGTTGAAAAAAGATGGCAGTGGATCTGATCTCCCCACCGCAATCCCAAAGCTGCAGAATACAGGAAACTATAGTGCAAGCAACACTGGATCACGACAGTACAAACCAGACCCTCCTGTTGGGAATATAAATGCAATACTTGAG GAAGAAGAGGCCCTAATCGCTGCtcatagaaaagaaattgaggATACAATGGAGATTGTTCGTGAA GAAATGAAACTGTTGGCAGAAGTTGACCAACCAGGCAGTCTCATTGACAACTATGTAACCCAGTTGAACTTCGTGCTCTCACGCAAGGCAGCTGGCCTGGTTAGCCTCCAAGCACGCCTAGCTCGGTTCCAGCATCGACTAAGAGAACAGGAGATACTTAATCGGAAGAGAGTCCCTCGTTAA
- the LOC118036996 gene encoding kinesin-like protein KIN-13A isoform X2 has protein sequence MIMPPPVVPWAPLLMLVMRSWLDGFSLPACSIWPLPWLLLGYGAQSAEEKQRLLKLMRNLNFNGESVSEPYISSAQTSAGVSASDGFYSPDFRGDFGAGLLDLHAMDDTELLSEHVISEPFDPSPLMPGVSKGFENDFNLTSSRQQREQTDADLSVPFPTNEKENSTKENNAAKIKVVVRKRPLNKKELARKEDDIVTVYDNALTVHEPRLKVDLTAYVEKHEFCFDAVLDERVTNDEVYRVTVEPIIPTIFQRTKATCFAYGQTGSGKTFTMQPLPLRAAEDLVRLLHQPVYRNQRFKLWLSFFEIYGGKLFDLLNERKKLCMREDGRQQVCIVGLQEFEVSDVQIVKEFIEKGNAARSTGSTGANEESSRSHAILQLAVKKHSEVKDSRRNNDVNDYRSGKVVGKISFIDLAGSERGADTTDNDRQTRIEGAEINKSLLALKECIRALDNDQIHIPFRGSKLTEVLRDSFVGNSRTVMVSCISPNAGSCEHTLNTLRYADRVKSLSKGGNARKDQAVSSLPPTNKDASSTSSLPVSVDVDVDDVYEQQEVRVPDMGRRVVEKETPSYNPSVDYDKQPSGFSLNEREENGLSSGIADRERFESSSSHGGLASQKVNSSYTQLSADTEEKVPKVSPPRRKISREEKSEKFGNWLKKDGSGSDLPTAIPKLQNTGNYSASNTGSRQYKPDPPVGNINAILEEEEALIAAHRKEIEDTMEIVREEMKLLAEVDQPGSLIDNYVTQLNFVLSRKAAGLVSLQARLARFQHRLREQEILNRKRVPR, from the exons ATGATCATGCCGCCGCCGGTGGTTCCTTGGGCCCCTCTGCTGATGCTGGTGATGCGGTCATGGCTAGATGGCTTCAGTCTGCCGGCTTGCAGCATCTGGCCTCTCCCTTGGCTTCTACTG GGTTATGGAGCACAATCTGCTGAAGAGAAACAGAGGCTTTTAAAGCTTATGAGAAACCTCAATTTTAATGGAGAGTCTGTTTCTGAGCCTTACATCTCATCTGCCCAAACTTCAGCTGGCGTGTCTGCCTCAGATGGCTTTTATTCTCCTGACTTTAGGGGGGATTTTGGAGCTGGCCTTTTGGATCTTCATGCTATGGATGACACAGAACTTCTATCTGAG CATGTCATCTCAGAACCATTTGATCCATCACCATTGATGCCTGGTGTTTCAAAAGGATTTGAAAATGACTTCAATTTGACTAGTAGCAGACAGCAAAGAGAGCAAACTGATGCAGATTTGTCAGTTCCATTCCCCACTAATGAAAAGGAGAACAGCACAAAGGAAAATAATGCGGCAAAGATTAAAGTTGTG GTACGTAAAAGACCACTAAACAAGAAAGAGCTTGCTAGGAAGGAGGATGACATTGTAACGGTGTATGACAATGCTTTAACTGTCCATGAACCCAGGCTAAAG GTGGACTTGACTGCATATGTTGAGAAGCACGAGTTCTGTTTTGATGCTGTTCTGGATGAGCGTGTGACCAATGATGAG GTATACCGGGTTACTGTGGAACCAATTATTCCCACTATTTTTCAGCGAACAAAAGCCACATGTTTTGCATATGGTCAGACAG GTAGTGGTAAGACATTCACAATGCAGCCGCTGCCTCTTAGAGCTGCTGAAGATCTTGTTAGATTGTTGCATCAGCCAGTTTATCGTAATCAGAGATTCAAATTGTGGCTTAGCTTCTTTGAAATATATGGTGGAAAACTCTTTGATCTTCTCAATGAAAGAAA GAAACTTTGTATGAGAGAAGATGGTCGGCAACAAGTTTGCATTGTTGGATTGCAAGAATTTGAAGTTTCTGATGTACAAATTGTTAAGGAATTTATTGAGAAAGGGAATGCTGCCAGAAGTACAGGATCTACTGGTGCCAATGAGGAATCTTCAAGGTCACATGCTATTTTACAACTTGCTGTTAAGAAGCACAGTGAAGTTAAAGACTCCAGGAGGAACAATGATGTGAATGACTATAGAAGTGGAAAAGTGGTTgggaaaatttcatttattgatCTTGCTGGTAGTGAACGAGGTGCAGACACCACTGACAATGACCGGCAAACAAG GATTGAAGGTGCAGAAATCAACAAGAGCCTTTTGGCTCTTAAGGAGTGCATTCGTGCTTTGGACAATGACCAGATCCATATACCATTCCGTGGGAGCAAACTCACAGAAGTACTCCGTGATTCCTTTGTGGGCAACTCTAGGACAGTTATGGTCTCTTGCATTTCCCCAAATGCTGGCTCATGTGAACATACACTCAATACATTGAGATATGCGGATAG GGTTAAAAGTCTTTCTAAAGGCGGAAATGCAAGAAAGGATCAGGCTGTAAGTTCATTACCGCCAACTAACAAGGATGCTTCCTCTACATCATCACTGCCGGTCtctgttgatgttgatgttgatgatgtTTATGAGCAACAAGAGGTCAGGGTGCCAGATATGGGTAGAAGGGTTGTAGAGAAAGAAACTCCATCTTACAATCCTTCTGTTGATTATGATAAACAGCCCTCAGGTTTTTCCTTaaatgaaagagaagaaaatgggtTGAGTTCTGGCATAGCAGACAGGGAGAGGTTTGAAAGTAGCAGTTCCCATGGTGGTTTGGCAAGTCAAAAAGTCAATTCATCATACACCCAGCTCTCAGCTGATACAGAAGAGAAAGTGCCGAAGGTGTCTCCACCTCGCCGAAAAATATCCAGGGAGGAAAAGTCAGAAAAATTTGGAAACTGGTTGAAAAAAGATGGCAGTGGATCTGATCTCCCCACCGCAATCCCAAAGCTGCAGAATACAGGAAACTATAGTGCAAGCAACACTGGATCACGACAGTACAAACCAGACCCTCCTGTTGGGAATATAAATGCAATACTTGAG GAAGAAGAGGCCCTAATCGCTGCtcatagaaaagaaattgaggATACAATGGAGATTGTTCGTGAA GAAATGAAACTGTTGGCAGAAGTTGACCAACCAGGCAGTCTCATTGACAACTATGTAACCCAGTTGAACTTCGTGCTCTCACGCAAGGCAGCTGGCCTGGTTAGCCTCCAAGCACGCCTAGCTCGGTTCCAGCATCGACTAAGAGAACAGGAGATACTTAATCGGAAGAGAGTCCCTCGTTAA
- the LOC118036997 gene encoding ubiquitin-like-specific protease ESD4 isoform X1: MGALTSSSNHKRDHRCNNDNLFSNSPDFHISKKPRFSTLYQTPEYNNQTLGPSNSIASRISRYPESATKFRREVHAPCRPQKFGLSKIRSSDFSEKKRTFGSGGGDLMWKFLSKKLGYAKQSAFGAIRYLVKEKEVVDVDNESEKIEQEIVSEDSSIEEVEFIEEDGIEGGSTVLDQRLGSGDVKILEERSVVTIDGDLGVEDAGKMLGSLALDNEVEVLGVEAYKKLLENTERRNRRLTSLEFEIDYNEKRWDSLKALRPVKKEPVEEIPREPFIPLTPEEEAEVKRAFLPNNRRRVLVSHDNSGIDITGQTLRCLAPGTWLNDEVINLYMELLKERERREPKKFLKCHFFNTFFYKKLTGGGKGGFDYRAVKRWTTEKKLGYFLIDCDKIFVPVHQEIHWCLAIINKKDHKFQYLDSLKGRDIRVLESLAKYYAEEVKDKSKKDIDISNWEREFVEDLPEQQNGYDCGVFMIKYADFYSRGLGLCFGQEHMPYFRLRTAKEILRLKAD, translated from the exons ATGGGTGCTCTAACAAGTAGTAGTAACCACAAAAGAGACCACCGATGTAACAACGACAACCTATTTTCAAATTCTCCAGATTTTCACATTTCTAAAAAGCCCAGATTCTCTACTTTGTATCAAACTCCTGAATACAACAACCAAACCCTAGGTCCCTCTAACAGTATTGCCTCTAGAATCTCTAGGTACCCAGAATCAGCTACAAAGTTTCGCCGAGAGGTTCACGCCCCTTGTAGACCTCAGAAATTTGGCTTGTCAAAGATTAGAAGTAGTGATTTTAGTGAAAAGAAGAGAACTTTTGGTAGTGGTGGTGGCGATTTAATGTGGAAGTTTTTGAGTAAAAAGTTGGGTTACGCGAAACAAAGCGCGTTTGGTGCGATTAGGTATTTGGTTAAAGAGAAAGAAGTGGTTGATGTTGATAATGAGAGTGAGAAGATTGAGCAAGAAATTGTGTCTGAGGATTCTAGTATTGAAGAAGTCGAGTTCATTGAAGAGGATGGAATCGAGGGAGGGTCCACGGTTTTGGACCAGAGGTTGGGAAGTGGGGATGTTAAGATTTTGGAGGAGAGATCAGTGGTTACTATTGATGGGGATTTAGGGGTGGAGGATGCAGGGAAGATGCTGGGTTCATTGGCATTGGATAATGAAGTTGAAGTTTTGGGTGTTGAGGCTTATAAGAAGTTGTTGGAGAATACAGAGAGGAGGAACAGGAGGTTGACATCTTTGGAATTTGAGATTGATTACAATGAGAAAAGGTGGGATTCGCTTAAGGCGTTGCGGCCTGTGAAGAAGGAACCTGTAGAG GAGATACCTCGTGAGCCTTTTATCCCTCTCACACCTGAGGAAGAAGCCGAGGTTAAGCGTGCATTTTTGCCCAACAATAG GAGGAGGGTCTTGGTCAGTCATGATAATTCCGGTATTGATATTACTGGACAAACTTTGCGCTGCCTTGCACCGGGAACATGGTTGAATGACGAG GTCATAAATTTGTACATGGAGTTGcttaaagaaagagaaaggagagaACCGAAGAAGTTCTTGAAATGCCATTTCTTCAATACTTTCTTTTACAAAAAG TTAACAGGTGGAGGTAAGGGTGGCTTTGATTATAGAGCTGTCAAAAGATGGACCACGGAAAAAAAGTTGGGATATTTCTTGATTGACTGTGACAAA ATATTTGTCCCTGTTCACCAAGAGATACATTGGTGTTTGgcaatcattaataaaaaggaTCACAAGTTCCAATATCTCGATTCACTCAAAGGAAGGGACATCAGAGTTCTTGAAAGTTTg GCTAAATACTATGCTGAAGAAGTGAAAGACAAAAGTAAGAAAGACATTGACATAAGTAATTGGGAGCGTGAATTTGTTGAAGACCTTCCTGAACAGCAGAACGG GTATGACTGTGGCGTGTTTATGATCAAATATGCTGATTTTTATAGCAGAGGTCTAGGACTGTGTTTTGGCCAG GAGCATATGCCCTATTTTCGGTTGAGGACAGCCAAGGAGATTCTGAGACTGAAAGCTGACTGA
- the LOC118036997 gene encoding ubiquitin-like-specific protease ESD4 isoform X2 produces the protein MGALTSSSNHKRDHRCNNDNLFSNSPDFHISKKPRFSTLYQTPEYNNQTLGPSNSIASRISRYPESATKFRREVHAPCRPQKFGLSKIRSSDFSEKKRTFGSGGGDLMWKFLSKKLGYAKQSAFGAIRYLVKEKEVVDVDNESEKIEQEIVSEDSSIEEVEFIEEDGIEGGSTVLDQRLGSGDVKILEERSVVTIDGDLGVEDAGKMLGSLALDNEVEVLGVEAYKKLLENTERRNRRLTSLEFEIDYNEKRWDSLKALRPVKKEPVEEIPREPFIPLTPEEEAEVKRAFLPNNRRRVLVSHDNSGIDITGQTLRCLAPGTWLNDEVINLYMELLKERERREPKKFLKCHFFNTFFYKKLTGGGKGGFDYRAVKRWTTEKKLGYFLIDCDKIFVPVHQEIHWCLAIINKKDHKFQYLDSLKGRDIRVLESLAKYYAEEVKDKSKKDIDISNWEREFVEDLPEQQNGYDCGVFMIKYADFYSRGLGLCFGQIKNMEF, from the exons ATGGGTGCTCTAACAAGTAGTAGTAACCACAAAAGAGACCACCGATGTAACAACGACAACCTATTTTCAAATTCTCCAGATTTTCACATTTCTAAAAAGCCCAGATTCTCTACTTTGTATCAAACTCCTGAATACAACAACCAAACCCTAGGTCCCTCTAACAGTATTGCCTCTAGAATCTCTAGGTACCCAGAATCAGCTACAAAGTTTCGCCGAGAGGTTCACGCCCCTTGTAGACCTCAGAAATTTGGCTTGTCAAAGATTAGAAGTAGTGATTTTAGTGAAAAGAAGAGAACTTTTGGTAGTGGTGGTGGCGATTTAATGTGGAAGTTTTTGAGTAAAAAGTTGGGTTACGCGAAACAAAGCGCGTTTGGTGCGATTAGGTATTTGGTTAAAGAGAAAGAAGTGGTTGATGTTGATAATGAGAGTGAGAAGATTGAGCAAGAAATTGTGTCTGAGGATTCTAGTATTGAAGAAGTCGAGTTCATTGAAGAGGATGGAATCGAGGGAGGGTCCACGGTTTTGGACCAGAGGTTGGGAAGTGGGGATGTTAAGATTTTGGAGGAGAGATCAGTGGTTACTATTGATGGGGATTTAGGGGTGGAGGATGCAGGGAAGATGCTGGGTTCATTGGCATTGGATAATGAAGTTGAAGTTTTGGGTGTTGAGGCTTATAAGAAGTTGTTGGAGAATACAGAGAGGAGGAACAGGAGGTTGACATCTTTGGAATTTGAGATTGATTACAATGAGAAAAGGTGGGATTCGCTTAAGGCGTTGCGGCCTGTGAAGAAGGAACCTGTAGAG GAGATACCTCGTGAGCCTTTTATCCCTCTCACACCTGAGGAAGAAGCCGAGGTTAAGCGTGCATTTTTGCCCAACAATAG GAGGAGGGTCTTGGTCAGTCATGATAATTCCGGTATTGATATTACTGGACAAACTTTGCGCTGCCTTGCACCGGGAACATGGTTGAATGACGAG GTCATAAATTTGTACATGGAGTTGcttaaagaaagagaaaggagagaACCGAAGAAGTTCTTGAAATGCCATTTCTTCAATACTTTCTTTTACAAAAAG TTAACAGGTGGAGGTAAGGGTGGCTTTGATTATAGAGCTGTCAAAAGATGGACCACGGAAAAAAAGTTGGGATATTTCTTGATTGACTGTGACAAA ATATTTGTCCCTGTTCACCAAGAGATACATTGGTGTTTGgcaatcattaataaaaaggaTCACAAGTTCCAATATCTCGATTCACTCAAAGGAAGGGACATCAGAGTTCTTGAAAGTTTg GCTAAATACTATGCTGAAGAAGTGAAAGACAAAAGTAAGAAAGACATTGACATAAGTAATTGGGAGCGTGAATTTGTTGAAGACCTTCCTGAACAGCAGAACGG GTATGACTGTGGCGTGTTTATGATCAAATATGCTGATTTTTATAGCAGAGGTCTAGGACTGTGTTTTGGCCAG ATTAAAAATATGGAATTTTGA
- the LOC118037003 gene encoding uncharacterized protein, with protein MKTGHVTGLDLACSMLYGTLHSNSTLFSLHHLQKLDLSDNHFNFSHISSRFGHFSNLTLLNLNNSVFAGQVPSEITHLSKLVSLDLSDNDFMSLEPSSLGNLTQLTSLDLSGNNFSGQIPSSLTQLTSLDLSGNNFSGQIPSSLRNLTQLTSLDLSGNNFSGQIPSSLGNLTQLTSLDLSGNNFSGQIPSSLGNLVQLQYLYLSFNKFTGQVPYSFGSLVNLSYLILSNNQLEGPIHSQLNTLSNLQYLILYGNLFNGTIPSFLFALPSLQYIDLHNNNFIGNISELQHDSLRFLDLSNNHLRGPIPSSIFKQEKLTTLILASNSNLIGEISSSICKMRFLRVLDLSTNSLSGSVPQCLGNFNSMLSVLHLGMNNLQGTIPSTFSKDNSLEYLNLNGNELKGKIPPSIINCTMLQVIDLGNNKIEDTFPNFLETLPELQILVLKSNKLQGFVKGPTAYNSFSKLRIFDISHNNFSGPLPTGYFNSLEAMMASDQNMIYMRAANYNGYVYSIEITWKGVEIEFTKIRSTIRVLDLSNNNFTGEIPKVIGKLKALQQLNLSHNYLAGHIQSSLGNLTSLESLDLSSNLLTGRIPTQLRGLTFLAILNLSHNQLEGPIPSGEQFNTFDASSFEGNLGLCGSQVLKKCYGDEAPSLPPSSFDEGDDSTLFGEGFGWKAVTVGYGCGFVFGVATGYVVFRTKKPSWFLRMVEDKWNLQSKKTKKNAGRYSARRN; from the coding sequence ATGAAAACAGGGCATGTCACTGGACTGGACCTTGCTTGCAGCATGCTTTATGGCACCCTCCATTCCAATAGCACCCTCTTCTCCCTGCATCATCTTCAAAAGCTCGACCTCTCTGACAATCATTTCAACTTCTCCCATATTTCTTCTCGATTTGGCCACTTTTCCAACCTCACACTTCTTAACCTAAATAACTCAGTCTTTGCAGGACAAGTTCCTTCGGAAATAACTCACCTCTCCAAATTGGTTTCACTTGATCTATCTGACAATGACTTTATGAGTCTAGAACCATCATCACTTGGTAATCTCACACAACTCACCTCTTTAGACCTCTCAGGTAATAATTTTAGCGGtcagatcccatcatcactCACACAACTCACCTCTTTAGACCTCTCAGGTAATAATTTTAGCGGtcagatcccatcatcacttCGTAATCTCACACAACTCACCTCTTTAGACCTCTCAGGTAATAATTTTAGCGGtcagatcccatcatcacttggtAATCTCACACAACTCACCTCTTTAGACCTCTCAGGTAATAATTTTAGCGGtcagatcccatcatcactAGGAAACCTTGTACAGCTTCAATACTTGTATCtctctttcaataaatttacGGGTCAAGTTCCATATTCTTTTGGTAGCCTAGTCaatctttcatatttaattttatcaaataatcaacTCGAAGGCCCTATCCATTCTCAATTAAATACCCTTTCAAATCTAcaatatctaattttatatgGTAACTTGTTCAATGGAACAATACCATCCTTTTTGTTTGCTCTTCCTTCTTTACAATATATTGACCTACATAACAATAATTTCATAGGTAATATAAGTGAACTCCAACATGATTCTTTAAGATTCCTTGATTTGAGCAATAACCACTTGCGTGGTCCAATCCCAAGTTCgattttcaaacaagagaaGTTGACAACCCTTATTCTTGCATCCAATAGTAATTTGATAGGTgagatttcttcttctatttgcaAGATGAGATTCCTTCGGGTCCTGGACTTGTCCACCAACAGCTTGAGTGGTTCTGTGCCACAATGTTTGGGGAACTTCAACAGCATGCTCTCGGTATTGCATCTAGGCATGAACAATCTTCAAGGCACTATCCCTTCAACATTTTCAAAGGATAATAGCTTGGAATATCTCAACCTCaatggaaatgaattaaaagGGAAAATACCACCGTCTATCATCAACTGCACAATGCTGCAAGTTATTGATCTTGGCAACAATAAGATTGAGGATACATTTCCCAACTTTCTAGAAACGCTTCCAGAGCTCCAAATTCTTGTCCTAAAATCCAATAAACTCCAAGGTTTTGTGAAGGGTCCGACTGCATATAATTCCTTCTCTAAATTACGGATTTTTGACATCTCTCACAACAATTTTAGTGGGCCATTGCCAACCGGGTATTTCAATAGTCTTGAAGCAATGATGGCCTCGGATCAGAACATGATTTATATGAGGGCAGCAAATTACAATGGCTATGTCTATTCCATAGAAATTACATGGAAAGGTGTAGAAATTGAGTTTACAAAGATCCGAAGTACTATCAGAGTACTTGATTTGTCAAACAACAATTTCACCGGAGAGATTCCAAAAGTGATAGGAAAGCTTAAAGCACTCCAACAGCTCAACCTTTCTCATAATTACCTTGCAGGTCATATCCAATCATCATTAGGAAATTTGACCAGTTTGGAATCATTAGATCTATCTTCAAATTTGCTTACCGGAAGGATTCCAACGCAGCTGAGGGGTCTAACATTTCTTGCAATCCTAAACCTTTCACATAACCAACTCGAGGGGCCCATACCAAGTGGAGAGCAATTCAACACCTTTGATGCAAGCTCATTTGAAGGAAACTTGGGTTTATGTGGATCTCAAGTACTAAAAAAATGTTACGGTGATGAGGCACCATCATTACCGCCATCAAGCTTTGATGAAGGAGATGATTCAACATTGTTTGGAGAAGgatttggatggaaagctgtGACAGTGGGGTATGGATGCGGGTTTGTGTTTGGAGTTGCAACGGGATACGTTGTGTTTAGAACAAAAAAGCCTTCATGGTTTCTTAGGATGGTTGAAGATAAATGGAATCTCCAGAGcaaaaagacaaagaagaatGCTGGCAGATATAGTGCTAGAAGAAACTAA